A region of the Leptospira levettii genome:
ATTCCTATCAATCCACCTTGGTTTCCAAAACTACATATGAAAAAGGAAGATTGGAGGTAATTTTTATATTCAATGTATAACCACATGAAAATTGATCGACTCAAACCAGAGTCAGATGATTCAAAATCTTCACATCTTACGTTCTAAAGCATAGTTGCGCTCAGGAACCAAAAGAGATGAGACCGATTCATTTGTATCGATTTTTATATTCGTAGTTGGATTGTAAGTATCTAACATTGTCTCACCATCAACGATGAATTGGTAGTGATACTCACCAGGGAGTAATTTTTTCTCTAAGGTAAAAACCCCTTTACGATCTTTTTTCAAAAAATCATGTTCAGGGTTCCAATCATTAAAATTTCCCACTACACGGACCACTTCTGCATTCGGTAAATAAATTTGAAATTTGACTGTCCGAAGGTCTCGTTCTTCGTTTGCGGAATCTTCCAATACCATCGTTTTGGTTTGGCGATCTGTGTCTTTAGAATCCAAAACAAATCGTGAATAATAAGAACCTGACCCATCTTCCACCTTATCAAAGTTTTCTGGATCATAGGTGAGTAGGCCATTCACTCGAAATTTATATTCGTAAACAGGATCTTCTTCGTAACTATCTTTGATTTGGTTAGGTTCGATGACTGTGTAATAAATTCCATATTGGTTCCGTTTCATTTCAGCGCATTCCCAATTGTTAAAACTACCGCAGATTTCCACAGATTCATCTCTAAGGCCATTATAGGTGAAAAGAATCCCTCGGTGGAGAAGGTTCCCACTCGAAACATAGGATTCGACATCAAGATAACGAATGTAACGTGGTGCGATGTTTTTCTTCAGACTTTCCAATTGCCAAAGGTAATAAACCGTGTCTTGGTCTTCGGTTTCATCAGACATTTCGAGTTCTCCAGAAGAAAAACTGCCAATCCAATCCATACCATCGTCGGCAAAAATTCCAATACCTGTCAAAAAGAGTAAAATGAGGGCAATTCGGATGAATTTGGATTTCAACATAGTGCAGATGTCTTTTGTGTCCTTTGTCTTTATTTTCGGCAGGATTGAAAAAAGAGCGTGAAAGGTTTTTTCATTCGAGAATCATCTGACATAATAAAAAAAATATTCTGTCATTTTAAGAAGGGGCCGATAATTCATTAGGAATAGACCTTCGCATGGCTGAGCCGATAGACAAATTGAGTCCGGAAGAAATCACACAAATCGAGACGATGTTTTCGGCTCTCAATAAGAACCCTATGTCCTCGGAAGAGCTCAACCCGATGGCGAAGGTCTTACGTGAGAAACTAGGCTATACCAATCCCTTTTCTGGCAATGAAGAGCCAGAACCTACTGACGATGAGCCAAATGATGATCTACCAGATGATTTTGGTGGCGATGAGACGGCCACAGGTGACAGCTCCGATCCTTTTTCTGGCCTCGATGATGATGATGATTTTGGTCCCCCAAAACTTTCCAGTTCCCAACCGGAAGAAGACGATGGGATTGATTTAGATGAATTATTAGGCGAAGATAGCCCAAAACCCAAAGAGACAACACCTCCTTCTAATACTGATTTTGATGATTTAGGAATGGATTCTCCCACAGATGATTTGTCTGGGAATGAAGATCCATTTTCTACCCCTGCTGGTGACGAAGCCGATCCATTTGCAAACCTTGGATCTCCCAGTGACTCTGAGGCAGGTGCCGATGATCCTTTTGCCAATTTAGATGCGATTGATGAAGCACCCATTGAAGAAACAAAGGCGCCGGAAATTGGTGATGATCCCTTTGCCAATTTAGGTAGTGATGACGATTCAATTCCAAAAACAACCGACGAAGACTTGTTTGCTGGGTTTGATTCAGGTTCGGAAGAACCACAAGGTACAAGTGATGATTTTGACTTTGGATCTGGTGGCGAAACTCCTTCGGGTGATGATCCATTTGCTGATATGGGGTCTACCCCATCCGATGCAGACGCGGGTGCTGGTTTTGGGGATGACCCTTTTGGAAGTTTAGATTCTCCTTCTTCTGATGTTACTACGGGTGATGATCCCTTTGGTGATCTTTCCACACCTACATCCTCAAGCGAACCTTCGTTTGGTGATGATCCATTTGCCGATATGGGATCTACTCCACCTGCTTCCGATACAGGAGCAGGTTTTGAAGATGATCCTTTTGGAAGTATGGAAACCCCATCCACTTCCGCAAGAGAATCAGAACCTGCGGATATAGGTGGTGGATTTGATGATCCATTTGGTGACTTGGGTGTGGGGATGGAACCACCAAGTCTTGATGATGATTTAGCTGCTCCTTCCTTTGATGACTTAGCACCTTCCATTGATGATATGCCTGTTTCTGCCATGGACGATTTTGGTGGAAATGATGAGGGTCCAGGTGGATTTGAAGAAGACCTCATGTCTCTTGGCAAAGAGGAAGAACCGGAAGAATCCCTTGAAGCCAATTTAACGGATGAAGAACTTGCGGTCATCCAATCTGAGTTACTTCGTTATCCTCCAAAATTAAGACGAACCATTATTGATGCGATTGTCAACCAACGCATTCCTGTTCGGAACCAAAAAGAAATCATTGAGCTCATCAAAGCCCAACAAAAACCAGAAGACATTGCTAGTTTCTTAAGTGGACTTCTTGGCGAACGAGTCGAACTCAGTGATTCAAGTGGAAAATTTGCGGCAGATGGAGTTCCCATCATCGCAAGTAAGGATGCTTACACAAAAGAAGGTGCTGCTCGAAAACGTGAGTTAATTAGAAGGACAATTTTATCTTCTGCAGCAGCAATCTTTTTGGTATTTGGAATCGTTACTTTATGGAAATACGTAATTGTTCCTTACCGTGCAAAAGCGCAGTATGCTCTTGGACTTGAAAAAATAGAAGAATACAGTTATGAAACTGATGCCCTAGAAAAGAAAAAATTACTAGCTGATGCTGAGAATTATTTTATCAAAGGGGAAGAGATTTTCCCACATAACTTAGAGTTTTTGAACAAATATTGTACTGCTTATACCAAAGCAGGTTTGTACGAACGAGCGTTTGAAAAATGTTTTGGAAAGGTAGAACCAGATTTTGGTTATGAACCAGAAGACAAAGAACACAAACGTGCTTGGGAAAATCGTAAAGAAGTTCCAAACATCAGTTTTGCGAAAAAAACGGAATGGAATGACGCAGGTGTTGAAACAGCTGGTAGAAGACCACTCCCCGAACTGGCATTTTATTTAACTTCACAAGATAAAGTTCCAAGAAAGGTATTAAAAGCAGGTGCCTACATCGCATCTCGCCTCAAATACAATGTTCATGATATAGATACATATATTGCACTCGGAACATTTCACTCCTTTCACAGAAAAGACTTCATTGAAGTTCCACCAGGAAGTAATCGCAAAAAATATAAAAATGATCACCTTGCGATTGAATACTTCAAACGAGTGTTTACTGATGGGGGAGATCCTGATAATGTTGATGCCATTGCTGGTATAGCAAAAATTTTCTATAACAAACAAGAGTTTGGAACAGCTGTTAAATACTATAACGATATTATTGAAAAGTATCCAAAAAATCCAATTGGACACGGTGGGATTTTATCAACCTATATTGAAATGTGGAAACGTGATAAAAATCCACAATATGTTTTAAACCACCATAGGCAAGTTCGTAATGCTCTAAACATTGAAGATGAACTTTCACTTTTTGTTTTGGCAAAACTTGCTTCCTTTTATATTGATTTGGATTCTGAAGAAGTCCGTATCAAATACAACATCAATCCAGAAGACCAAGTCACGGGTATGGAGATTGATGACAACGTAGAATATCTGCTAAACATTGCTTATGGCAAAGATGGTGGTTCAAAATTTGCGGAAGGGTACTACCAGAGAGCACGTTTTTACTTCAAAAAAGAAGAAGCGGCTCGTGCTTTAAAACAATTAGAATTAGCATCAACTTATGATATTAGACATTATTTAGCAGTTTTACTGATGGCTGAGTATTATATCCAAACAGAAGATTACGATGAAGCTGTAAAACTTTTAAAAGAAGCTGATGATCGATACCAAAACTATCGTGATCGTTTGGGAGAAAGGGACGAAGATGAAACCTTACTCGAAGGTAGTCCAGGAAGGATTTCGTTTAACTTAGGTAAAATTCAATTTTTGGAAGCAGCTGGGATAAACGTAACAGACAATATACGAGAATTCCCTGGCAAAAAAATCTATCCAGAACGAAGTATTGGAACACTTTCCTATGAAGAAAAGGAAAGACGAAATGGCCTTTTTATAGCACGTGAATCTTTTCTCGCAGCACTTGACCGTGATATTTCCAAAGATCCAAAGATTGTGAGAGAATGTTATTATTATTTGGGTTGGATTGATTATAACCATGGTGACTTTGCACAAAGTTTAGATTTTTGGGCAGAACTTCCGGAAGAAGATATATACAATAACCCGACCTTACTCTTTGGAAAGGGAAATGCATTTTATTATACAAGACAATACAATGCAGCACTTGGCAACTATCTGAAGTTAAAGGATGATTTTGAACTGAAAGAAC
Encoded here:
- a CDS encoding glycogen-binding domain-containing protein, giving the protein MLKSKFIRIALILLFLTGIGIFADDGMDWIGSFSSGELEMSDETEDQDTVYYLWQLESLKKNIAPRYIRYLDVESYVSSGNLLHRGILFTYNGLRDESVEICGSFNNWECAEMKRNQYGIYYTVIEPNQIKDSYEEDPVYEYKFRVNGLLTYDPENFDKVEDGSGSYYSRFVLDSKDTDRQTKTMVLEDSANEERDLRTVKFQIYLPNAEVVRVVGNFNDWNPEHDFLKKDRKGVFTLEKKLLPGEYHYQFIVDGETMLDTYNPTTNIKIDTNESVSSLLVPERNYALERKM
- a CDS encoding tetratricopeptide repeat protein produces the protein MAEPIDKLSPEEITQIETMFSALNKNPMSSEELNPMAKVLREKLGYTNPFSGNEEPEPTDDEPNDDLPDDFGGDETATGDSSDPFSGLDDDDDFGPPKLSSSQPEEDDGIDLDELLGEDSPKPKETTPPSNTDFDDLGMDSPTDDLSGNEDPFSTPAGDEADPFANLGSPSDSEAGADDPFANLDAIDEAPIEETKAPEIGDDPFANLGSDDDSIPKTTDEDLFAGFDSGSEEPQGTSDDFDFGSGGETPSGDDPFADMGSTPSDADAGAGFGDDPFGSLDSPSSDVTTGDDPFGDLSTPTSSSEPSFGDDPFADMGSTPPASDTGAGFEDDPFGSMETPSTSARESEPADIGGGFDDPFGDLGVGMEPPSLDDDLAAPSFDDLAPSIDDMPVSAMDDFGGNDEGPGGFEEDLMSLGKEEEPEESLEANLTDEELAVIQSELLRYPPKLRRTIIDAIVNQRIPVRNQKEIIELIKAQQKPEDIASFLSGLLGERVELSDSSGKFAADGVPIIASKDAYTKEGAARKRELIRRTILSSAAAIFLVFGIVTLWKYVIVPYRAKAQYALGLEKIEEYSYETDALEKKKLLADAENYFIKGEEIFPHNLEFLNKYCTAYTKAGLYERAFEKCFGKVEPDFGYEPEDKEHKRAWENRKEVPNISFAKKTEWNDAGVETAGRRPLPELAFYLTSQDKVPRKVLKAGAYIASRLKYNVHDIDTYIALGTFHSFHRKDFIEVPPGSNRKKYKNDHLAIEYFKRVFTDGGDPDNVDAIAGIAKIFYNKQEFGTAVKYYNDIIEKYPKNPIGHGGILSTYIEMWKRDKNPQYVLNHHRQVRNALNIEDELSLFVLAKLASFYIDLDSEEVRIKYNINPEDQVTGMEIDDNVEYLLNIAYGKDGGSKFAEGYYQRARFYFKKEEAARALKQLELASTYDIRHYLAVLLMAEYYIQTEDYDEAVKLLKEADDRYQNYRDRLGERDEDETLLEGSPGRISFNLGKIQFLEAAGINVTDNIREFPGKKIYPERSIGTLSYEEKERRNGLFIARESFLAALDRDISKDPKIVRECYYYLGWIDYNHGDFAQSLDFWAELPEEDIYNNPTLLFGKGNAFYYTRQYNAALGNYLKLKDDFELKEQSLGRIDTENSDHREVYETLTALYNNIGAVYEKKQDTINALKYYWKAMETARKIGSVSEIANSNKDLVFARAKLDREPLLEDWLAPTLDRLAQIKK